One part of the Candidatus Nanopelagicales bacterium genome encodes these proteins:
- a CDS encoding dienelactone hydrolase family protein translates to MANTSAAPDLDGYTHEQVTLLGKTHPVYRTGSGPAVIVIHEIPGLTPLVAEFGRKVAERGMTAVLPDLFGTPGRPPSNAYLAQTVAKICINREFTLLATNKSSPVTKWLRALAKVEHDNCGGPGVGAIGMCLTGGFALAMMVDPVVVAPVLSQPSLPGGITAKHRSALGLSDSDLATVKERVADGTCVIGLRFTGDKGAPPERFARLRKELGDGFIGVEIDSSEGNPWGYRKMAHSVLTEDYSDAEGSPTREALEQVLTFFADQLEVS, encoded by the coding sequence ATGGCCAACACCTCGGCAGCACCTGACCTTGACGGCTACACCCACGAGCAGGTCACGCTGCTCGGCAAAACCCACCCGGTTTACCGAACGGGCAGCGGTCCAGCGGTAATCGTCATCCATGAAATCCCAGGCCTGACGCCGCTCGTGGCCGAGTTTGGTCGCAAGGTCGCCGAGCGAGGAATGACTGCCGTCCTTCCCGATCTGTTCGGGACCCCCGGCCGCCCGCCATCGAACGCCTACCTGGCGCAGACCGTCGCCAAGATCTGCATCAATCGCGAGTTCACGCTGCTCGCGACCAACAAGTCGAGCCCGGTGACCAAATGGCTGCGAGCGTTGGCCAAAGTCGAACATGACAACTGCGGCGGACCCGGGGTCGGAGCGATCGGCATGTGCCTGACCGGTGGCTTCGCGCTGGCGATGATGGTCGACCCCGTCGTGGTTGCCCCAGTACTCAGCCAGCCATCCCTGCCCGGCGGAATCACCGCCAAACATCGCAGCGCGTTGGGGCTGTCTGACTCCGACTTGGCCACCGTCAAAGAGCGCGTCGCCGACGGAACCTGCGTCATCGGTCTGCGGTTCACCGGCGACAAAGGTGCGCCACCGGAACGCTTCGCACGGCTGCGCAAGGAACTTGGCGACGGATTCATCGGCGTTGAGATTGACTCCTCCGAGGGCAACCCCTGGGGCTACCGGAAGATGGCCCACTCGGTGTTGACGGAGGACTACTCGGACGCGGAGGGTTCGCCGACCCGGGAGGCGCTCGAGCAGGTACTGACGTTCTTCGCCGATCAGCTGGAAGTCTCCTAA